The genomic window ATTCTTGAACAAGATGTGGGTTTACGTATCTTCTATTTGAAGATGCCACAAAAATACTCAGAAGTTTACAGCTATAACGAACAAGTTGGTGGCTGTATGGCTATCAATGCTAATCACTTAGAGGAGCGGCGACGTTGGTCAATGGCGCATGGATACCTGCATTTTTTAGCACATCGGCAAAAACCTGAGTTTCACTTTGATGCTCAGTATCAAAGAATGCCAGAAAGTGAGCAATTAGCGGAAACTTTCCCCAAATATTTTCTGATGCCTACCAGTGGATTGCTTAAGCGGTTCAATGATATGTATTGCACACATGGCAAATTCACTCCGACTAATCTATTTACACTCGCCCATTATTACGGTGTTTCTGTAGAAGCACTTGTTTATCGGCTTGAGGAAATAGAACTTCTGCCTACAGGAACTTGGGAGAAATTACGAGATAGAGGTTTGAAAGTCAGAAAAGTACAACAGGAACTTGGCTTAGAGAAAATCCCCCAAAGGATTGATATGATGCCACTCCACTATCAACATTTAGCAATTGAGGCATTAGACCAAGGTTTGATTACTGAAGGGCGTTTTGCTGATTTCCTCTGTGTTGACCGTTTAGAAGCTCGCCGCATCGCACAAGCATTACGGGAATATTCAAGCGGAATGATGGAAGAAGCGACTGATTTTGATTTGCGTCAAATGCAGACTGATAGGGAGTGAGGGTAATGTATGCAGGTTAATCATTCCCACATTCTTCTTGATGCTTGCTGTGTTCTCAATTTTTGTGCGTCGGGTAATTTTTTGGGAATTTTGAAATCTATTTCGGCTGAGGTTGTAGTCACTACAGTGGTTCAGGAGTATGAGTTAAAAACACTCCAACGCCTCAAGCAAGAAGAGAACGAGGGAGCAATCCAGTTTGAGGAAGCGATTGAGCAAGGTTTACTCATAGTTGTAGATTTTGAGTCAGAACAAGAGGAAGAATCTTATGTAAACTATGCTGCTATTCTTGGTGATGATGGTGAATCTGCTACTTGTGCTATCGCTGTTCATCGTCAATGGGCGATCGCCACTGATGACAGACGAGCGATCGCATTTATCGAAAAATTGGGTTGAAAACCCCGTCCTTATAGGACGGCTTTTGGTAGAATAGGGGATGTGGAAGGGTAATTAACCACTTAAAAAACCCTATTGCTACCTAACACGTAGACGCTGCACCTTGACAACTGAATCTAGGGGGTTCTACTTCGTAGTTCTAGTATCACCTGGAAGTAGGTAAAAGATTCACAGGTACTAGACGAACAGCATTGAACTGCAAACAAATTTTGCACTTTGTGCAACTATGGTCGGGCAGACCAAAAGTTAACGCTTGGGGAGAGAACCACCTCTGGCTTAGATACCGCAAGGAGTCTAGGCTAAGTGGACTCGTTGAACCAAGAATCCTCATGCCTTTAGGCTGAGGAGTGTCAAACAAAAAGAAGCTCCCTATCTTCAGATTCTATCGACACCAGAAATAATCAAGCATTGGTCAGAAGCAGCAGGTCTTGATTTGTCTGAACTAAGTAATGTACTCAACACAATTCGTCTCAAAGGTCGCTATTTACCAGCTAAAAATCATCCTCTGCGAAGTTGGTGGGAAGCAGCGTTAAAATGATGTTGTAGATTAAAATCAAATTAACATAACTTTAAATCCCTACAGCTTTATCGAAACGCAACATTTCTAGACTTCTGTCGCCATACACCCCCTCAATTTGCTGCTGACAGCATTCTATGGCAAAATCATTGATTTCTTCTGGCTCAATCCCATACATATCCTGAAATACCTCAGTTTCTACACGACAGAATCGGGGACGCTGGGAGTAGATGCGGCATTCTCGTGTGATATGGTCAAAGTTAATGCACCAGCCGCCTTCACCTACCATGCTCAAGTAAAGTTCTAATTCTTCAGGTGTAAGATAATCTTCTATTTCAGGACGCTCGGCTGGGTCAAGATTACAGCACGCTCCACATTGTTTTACACATTGCCATGTTGCCATTTTATGTTTTTTCCTATACTTTTATTAAGTAAATTAAATATCACTGGCGATCGCCAGATATGATTAATTGCGGGTATTGCAACTGAGTAATTAAATTTTTTCAGCCAATTGGGAGGAATTAGAGAACAATGTTTGACGCTATAGCTAACATTAATTGGGAAGTGATTTTCCAGCTAGTCTCTGTTGCATTAATCATCATTGCTGGGCCGGTTGTAATTTTTGTCTTGGCATTCCGCAACGGCAACCTTTAGAAGTGCTGAGTGCTGAGTTTTGGGAACATAGTGAAAATCAAAGCTTGGACTCATAGCTCGGTACTCATACCTGATAAGGCTTGGAGAGCCGTTTGAATAATACGGTCATATGGGGGTAAGGATAGGTCAACTTCTAGGGCATCTTCACGACTATTACCTAGTAAACCGATTTTACTCCCTGGCTGCATCATTAACACTTTGCCTTCAGAGTTTTTGATTCTTAACTCTGGAGGCGAAATATTTTGATAGATACCACAGGTATATTGACGCTGCTGGTAATTGAAGGTGGTTCTTAAGGGTTTAGGGTTAGGTGTATAAAATAGGCGAAATTGGGGAACTGGTGATTGGTTTGATTCCTCTTGTAATTCACCTTTGGGGAGTCTGACACCTATCAATTCCATTTCCAGAGTAGTTTTGCCATTAAAATTATTTTCTCGCAATTTGTAAGCAATATCTAATTGCCGTGGCAGAGGATAATAATCGCGCCACCGCCAGGCGATCGCCTTAATTACGTATTCCTGCTGACTAATATTTTGGCTAAAGGTAATTTTTATGTGACCTTTACCGACAATTTTTTGCTCGACAACTTTCACGTTAGATGTCCAAAATACTGGGTCGGGGTTATCAATACCGCAGGGATGGAGAGCATCTAACTGTTGGTAAAGTTCTTGGTTGATTTGATGAAAATTAGCCTCAGCATCGATTTGCAGTAACGGCTTGAGGTGTTGGGGTTCTAGACATTGGTTGGCGAACTCACATAAGCGCGATCGCAATTCTTGTAAGTTGTCTGCTGGGAAAGAAAATCCACCGGCTGCTTTGTGACCGCCGAATTTACCCAGCAAATCGTGACAATATTCCAAGGCTTCAAACACATGAAACTCAGGAATCCCTCTCGCTGAACCGCGAATTTGTGCGTCATTTTCATAAGTACCGATGAACACGGGTACGCCGTAACGTTCCACCAAACGGGAAGCGACAATACCAATTACACCATGATGCCAATCAGGTTGAACAACTACTAAAACCCGGTCTTGTTGTAGAGATGTGATAAATTGAGCCTCTACAAATGCGATCGCTTCTTGTTCAATTTGTTCGCATAATTGTTGACGGGTGGTATTTACTTGTTCACACTGGATGGCTCGCGCCAGTGCTATCTCCATATCATCCGTAGTCAGTAATTCAATCACCGTCTGCGGATCACCAATGCGACCAATGGCGTTAATTCGGGGGCCGAGACGGAAGCCAATGTCTTCTGGTTTGAGGGTTTTGGGATTGTTGACTGTTGACTGTTGACTGTTGGCTGGCGAAGACAATTTCTCCCCAGATCCTTGAGCTTGTACCCCTGCAACTTGAATCAAAGCCTGTACCCCTGGTAATTGGGATTTAGGTAACAGCTTTAAGCCGCGTTTTACCCAGCGACGATTGACACCAGTTAAGGGTGCTAAATCTGCGATCGTTCCGAGGGTGAATAGTGCTAGCATCGGCTGAATTAAGCCTTTAGTGTTCCCTAGCTGCTGTGCTAAAGATACCGCCAAAATATAAGCCACACCCACACCAGCCACACCTCGATATGGTGAAGATTCGGCGATGAGTTTGGGGTTGAGGATGGCGTTAGCTGGGGGTAATTTTTGGGGAATGTCGTGGTGGTCGGTAATAATGACCTTTAAACCCAGTTCTCTAGCTCTAGCAATGGGTTCAAAAGCAGAAATCCCATTATCTACAGTCAGAATTAACTCCACACCTTCACTCTTGAACTCTTCGACAATTCTTTGATTAATCCCATAGCCTTCGTGCATCCGGCTGGGAATAGCATAATCTACCTGTGCGCCTAAACTGCGGAGACTACGCCACAATAAAGCCGTGCTAGTCATCCCATCAGCATCATAATCACCACAGATAGCAATTTTAGTTTGATTGGCGATCGCATCTTGCAATAATTCCACACTCAACGCCAAATCTGGAAATTCTACTAGCGGTGACGGTAAGTTGAGTGATTCGGGGTTTAAAAAAGCTTGTGCTTGTTCTGGGGTTTCAATACCGCGATTAATCAGCAACTGGCTGATAATTGGTGATAAATTCGTCGCCAATGCCAACTTTTCAGCCAATTCTGGTTGCTGTAGGTAAATGTACCAGCGTTGATCGGGTAAACGCCTGGAAGGTTGGGAGGTGTCTGGGACAAGTCTATCTAGCACTGTGAGAATTATGAGTGGGAAATTAAATATTATTGCTCAACTCATCACTCATAACACTTTATGTTCACTATTAGAAAACATTTACCCGACCATCATTGAGAATATAGAGAGAGCGATCGCCTGGATAACGCCAAGTAGGACGAATCTCTACGCGTAATGTGGCAAAATTTGGTTTAGAAATAACTGCTTGTAGAGGTGATCCTGTCTTATCCCAAAACACAAGGGAAAGATTCGGTTGTTTTCCGTCTTCCTGAGCAAATTGTAATTTCTGTCCGGGTTGTAGAGGAATAGCGCGAGA from Nostoc sp. UHCC 0870 includes these protein-coding regions:
- a CDS encoding XRE family transcriptional regulator gives rise to the protein MATNILDNIDLRTLGELLQQARKKCGITQADAAKVIDSARTTMIAIEKGERRLKPNELIKLARAYGCSVSDFVRPRPVVQSFEVQFRAVYQRSEEEEAEIKPFILQLEQLCQNYLELEKIMDAPLPQNYPLEYQVKNMPIKSAAESLAIAERQRLGLGDAPIPKLRDILEQDVGLRIFYLKMPQKYSEVYSYNEQVGGCMAINANHLEERRRWSMAHGYLHFLAHRQKPEFHFDAQYQRMPESEQLAETFPKYFLMPTSGLLKRFNDMYCTHGKFTPTNLFTLAHYYGVSVEALVYRLEEIELLPTGTWEKLRDRGLKVRKVQQELGLEKIPQRIDMMPLHYQHLAIEALDQGLITEGRFADFLCVDRLEARRIAQALREYSSGMMEEATDFDLRQMQTDRE
- the psb30 gene encoding photosystem II reaction center protein Ycf12/Psb30, with the protein product MFDAIANINWEVIFQLVSVALIIIAGPVVIFVLAFRNGNL
- a CDS encoding YkgJ family cysteine cluster protein, encoding MATWQCVKQCGACCNLDPAERPEIEDYLTPEELELYLSMVGEGGWCINFDHITRECRIYSQRPRFCRVETEVFQDMYGIEPEEINDFAIECCQQQIEGVYGDRSLEMLRFDKAVGI
- a CDS encoding single-stranded-DNA-specific exonuclease RecJ; protein product: MLDRLVPDTSQPSRRLPDQRWYIYLQQPELAEKLALATNLSPIISQLLINRGIETPEQAQAFLNPESLNLPSPLVEFPDLALSVELLQDAIANQTKIAICGDYDADGMTSTALLWRSLRSLGAQVDYAIPSRMHEGYGINQRIVEEFKSEGVELILTVDNGISAFEPIARARELGLKVIITDHHDIPQKLPPANAILNPKLIAESSPYRGVAGVGVAYILAVSLAQQLGNTKGLIQPMLALFTLGTIADLAPLTGVNRRWVKRGLKLLPKSQLPGVQALIQVAGVQAQGSGEKLSSPANSQQSTVNNPKTLKPEDIGFRLGPRINAIGRIGDPQTVIELLTTDDMEIALARAIQCEQVNTTRQQLCEQIEQEAIAFVEAQFITSLQQDRVLVVVQPDWHHGVIGIVASRLVERYGVPVFIGTYENDAQIRGSARGIPEFHVFEALEYCHDLLGKFGGHKAAGGFSFPADNLQELRSRLCEFANQCLEPQHLKPLLQIDAEANFHQINQELYQQLDALHPCGIDNPDPVFWTSNVKVVEQKIVGKGHIKITFSQNISQQEYVIKAIAWRWRDYYPLPRQLDIAYKLRENNFNGKTTLEMELIGVRLPKGELQEESNQSPVPQFRLFYTPNPKPLRTTFNYQQRQYTCGIYQNISPPELRIKNSEGKVLMMQPGSKIGLLGNSREDALEVDLSLPPYDRIIQTALQALSGMSTEL